In the Gemmatimonadaceae bacterium genome, one interval contains:
- a CDS encoding pyridoxal-phosphate dependent enzyme has protein sequence MKRDGPGHQGQLASSEKLKRYDSVLDTIGWTPLIRLNRVTRGIRTPVYVKAESYNPGGSIKDRIGLPIIEQAERDGRLKRGGTIVEATSGNTGVGLALAAVLKGYKCIFTMPDKMSQEKVRLLKAYGAEVIITPTAVPPDHPEHYLVMARRIAAETPNAVFADQFYNEANPDAHYATTGPEIWEQTEGRITHLVLTAGTGGTATGAGRYLKEKNPKVRLIMGDPAGSILAEKWRTKGASTAEGAPYKVEGIGQDKVPGTLDMSLVDEFHTVSDKDAFAMARRLTREEGLFAGGSSGLNTHLALQVAKQLDDPDALVVTVLADTGERYLSKLYSDEWMRENQLLDAPRVSLEDVLLRKTSKSPGIVSTTPGASVRQAVGLMTLHDVSQLPVMDGDDCVGSVSDWALSQKTLADPKLLDASVADVMDSPFPVVDANQPVEGIVKLLSKSTPAVLVRDDGRLGIVTRSDMLHFMMSS, from the coding sequence GTGAAGCGGGACGGGCCGGGCCACCAAGGGCAGCTCGCGAGCTCGGAGAAGCTCAAGCGGTATGACTCGGTCCTTGACACGATCGGGTGGACCCCGCTGATCCGCCTCAACCGCGTTACGCGAGGGATCCGGACGCCGGTTTACGTGAAGGCGGAGTCGTACAACCCCGGTGGATCCATCAAGGACCGGATCGGGCTTCCCATCATCGAGCAGGCGGAGCGCGACGGGCGGCTCAAGCGCGGCGGGACCATCGTCGAGGCCACCAGCGGCAACACCGGCGTGGGCCTCGCGCTCGCGGCCGTGCTAAAAGGATACAAGTGTATCTTCACAATGCCGGACAAGATGTCGCAGGAGAAGGTCCGCCTGCTGAAGGCGTACGGCGCCGAGGTGATCATCACGCCGACCGCGGTTCCACCCGACCATCCGGAGCACTATCTGGTGATGGCGCGTCGGATCGCCGCCGAGACGCCCAATGCTGTCTTCGCCGACCAGTTCTACAACGAAGCGAATCCCGACGCGCACTATGCCACGACCGGCCCCGAGATTTGGGAACAGACCGAGGGGCGGATCACGCATCTCGTGCTCACCGCCGGGACGGGCGGCACCGCCACCGGTGCGGGGCGCTATCTCAAGGAAAAAAATCCGAAGGTGCGTCTGATCATGGGCGATCCCGCGGGGTCGATCCTCGCCGAGAAGTGGCGCACGAAGGGTGCGAGCACCGCCGAGGGAGCGCCGTACAAGGTCGAAGGCATCGGTCAGGACAAGGTTCCGGGCACGCTCGACATGTCGCTCGTCGATGAGTTCCACACGGTGAGCGACAAGGATGCGTTTGCCATGGCGCGCCGGCTCACGCGGGAGGAGGGGCTGTTTGCCGGTGGCTCCTCCGGGCTTAACACGCACCTGGCGCTGCAAGTCGCGAAGCAGCTCGACGACCCGGACGCACTGGTCGTGACGGTGCTGGCCGATACGGGCGAGCGGTATCTCTCGAAGCTGTACAGCGACGAATGGATGCGGGAGAATCAGCTGCTCGACGCGCCGCGCGTCTCGCTCGAGGACGTGCTCCTGCGAAAGACGTCGAAATCACCCGGCATCGTCAGCACGACGCCCGGCGCGAGCGTGCGACAGGCCGTGGGGCTCATGACGCTGCACGACGTGTCGCAGCTGCCGGTGATGGACGGCGACGATTGTGTCGGCTCGGTGAGCGACTGGGCGCTGTCGCAGAAGACGCTCGCGGATCCGAAGCTGCTGGACGCGTCGGTCGCCGACGTGATGGACTCCCCGTTCCCGGTCGTGGACGCGAATCAGCCCGTCGAGGGGATCGTCAAGCTGCTGTCCAAGTCCACTCCGGCGGTGCTGGTGCGCGACGACGGCCGGCTCGGCATCGTGACCCGCTCGGACATGCTGCACTTCATGATGTCGAGCTGA
- a CDS encoding energy transducer TonB, giving the protein MNSRPLMGLALAAAVFLSACGKEAEPNPVVTGHTGPKPEVLPQMINRELPFRYPPALYSRKVQGNVTLRIFIDAQGKVAADSTRVVETSSYAALDSAAVKGSRELRFVPARRRGDAIPVSILFPVYFRHPDAPALPGDTILRQSPRTQ; this is encoded by the coding sequence ATGAACTCGCGTCCACTCATGGGGCTGGCGCTCGCCGCCGCCGTTTTCCTGTCGGCCTGCGGGAAAGAGGCGGAGCCCAATCCGGTGGTCACCGGACACACGGGTCCCAAGCCCGAAGTTCTGCCCCAGATGATCAACAGGGAGCTGCCGTTCCGATACCCGCCGGCACTGTACTCCAGGAAAGTGCAGGGCAACGTGACCCTCCGGATCTTCATCGACGCGCAGGGGAAGGTAGCGGCCGACTCCACACGGGTGGTCGAGACGTCCAGCTACGCCGCGCTCGACTCGGCGGCGGTCAAAGGCTCGCGCGAGCTGAGATTCGTGCCCGCCCGACGCCGCGGCGACGCGATTCCGGTGTCGATTCTGTTCCCGGTGTATTTCAGGCACCCCGACGCGCCCGCCCTCCCGGGCGACACGATACTGCGCCAGAGCCCGCGGACCCAGTGA
- the mutS gene encoding DNA mismatch repair protein MutS, whose amino-acid sequence MTRAAPGPAPAATPLMQQYREIKAGHQDAILFFRMGDFYEMFYDDAEVASKALGLTLTSRNSGGAAEVPLAGVPVKAANEYLRRLVQGGFRVAICEQIEDPKSAKGVVKRAVVETITPGAAFADDLLDSALGNFLCAVQITDGGAGLAAADISTGEMHIATTSAADVDAFISRFAPRELIVRKPGAGAAEDHPRSQDALVSERESWEFDAEMARDELQRQFGVASLDGFGISADDGLAVGAAGALLRYMRELQPGGVPHLKPPRVERPGVTMPLDEMTRRNLELVESLRGGADQSGTLCSVLDRTLTPMGSRLLREWLLAPLVVRAAIEARLDAVSAFADSPLERTRLRGHLDAVRDIERLAAKTAASRATPRELRALGDSLVVLPEILQAFPLGAARSHAAPSEILRRLGADWDSCEDLSGEIKRVLVQRPPVSVGDDPTIAAGVDAELDELRALRDGGKDGIARIQAEERSRTGISSLKVGFNRVFGYYIEVTNSNAHLVPADYQRRQTLTGAERFVTPALKEFEERVLSASERIEAREREIFEQLRARAAADVRRLQQIARAVAELDVFSALAEVAERESYVRPAITDDYALNIEGGRHPVVERMMPREKFIPNDVTLDEHARVIIMTGPNMAGKSTILRQVGLIVLLAQIGSYVPARSASIGLVDRLFTRVGASDNLVRGQSTFMVEMAETSAILHSASARSLVLLDEIGRGTSTYDGVSIAWAVTEHLHDRLQCKTIFATHYHELTQLDEQMPAVRNYNVAVRETADRVLFLHRLEPGGADRSYGIEVGRLAGLPDAVLGRAREVLKSLESGHIVSSNRRKSPTPPPQLPLFAEESHPVIEELRGTDPNNLTPLQALDLVARLVDKAKHG is encoded by the coding sequence GTGACACGCGCAGCTCCGGGACCCGCGCCGGCGGCGACGCCGCTGATGCAGCAGTACCGGGAGATCAAGGCGGGGCATCAGGACGCCATCCTGTTTTTCAGGATGGGCGATTTCTACGAGATGTTCTACGACGACGCGGAAGTCGCGTCCAAAGCCCTCGGCCTCACGCTCACATCGCGCAACAGCGGCGGCGCCGCGGAAGTGCCGCTGGCGGGCGTGCCGGTCAAGGCGGCGAACGAGTATCTCCGCCGGCTCGTGCAGGGTGGATTCCGTGTGGCGATCTGCGAGCAGATCGAAGATCCAAAGTCCGCCAAGGGTGTCGTGAAGCGGGCGGTGGTCGAGACGATCACTCCCGGCGCCGCGTTCGCGGACGATCTCCTCGACAGCGCGCTCGGCAATTTTCTCTGCGCGGTGCAGATAACCGATGGCGGCGCGGGGCTGGCCGCCGCGGACATCTCCACGGGCGAGATGCACATAGCGACCACCAGCGCGGCCGACGTCGACGCGTTCATCTCCCGCTTCGCGCCGCGAGAGCTGATCGTCCGGAAGCCTGGCGCCGGCGCGGCCGAGGATCATCCCCGGTCACAGGACGCGCTGGTTAGCGAGCGAGAGTCGTGGGAATTCGACGCCGAGATGGCGCGCGATGAGCTGCAGCGCCAGTTCGGGGTCGCATCGCTGGACGGGTTCGGAATATCCGCGGACGACGGGCTCGCTGTCGGCGCGGCGGGCGCGCTGCTCCGGTACATGCGCGAGCTGCAACCGGGCGGAGTGCCGCACCTCAAACCGCCGCGTGTGGAGCGGCCCGGCGTAACGATGCCGCTCGACGAGATGACGCGGCGCAACCTGGAGCTGGTAGAGTCGCTCCGCGGCGGCGCCGACCAGAGCGGGACGCTGTGCAGCGTGCTCGACCGCACGCTGACGCCGATGGGATCCCGCCTGCTGCGCGAATGGCTGCTCGCGCCCCTCGTCGTCCGCGCTGCGATCGAAGCGAGGCTCGACGCCGTGAGCGCGTTCGCCGACAGCCCGTTGGAGCGCACCCGGCTGCGCGGCCACCTCGACGCCGTGCGCGACATCGAGCGGCTGGCCGCGAAGACCGCCGCGTCCCGCGCCACCCCGCGCGAGCTTCGGGCGTTGGGAGATTCGTTGGTCGTGCTGCCGGAGATTCTCCAGGCCTTTCCCCTGGGCGCAGCACGCAGCCACGCAGCGCCGTCCGAGATTCTCCGACGACTCGGGGCCGACTGGGATTCGTGCGAGGACCTCTCGGGGGAGATCAAGCGCGTCCTCGTGCAGCGTCCGCCCGTCTCCGTGGGAGACGATCCGACGATCGCGGCCGGAGTGGACGCGGAGCTGGACGAGCTGCGCGCGCTGCGCGACGGCGGCAAGGACGGCATCGCGCGGATCCAGGCCGAGGAGCGCTCGCGCACGGGGATTTCCTCGCTCAAGGTCGGCTTCAATCGCGTGTTCGGCTATTACATCGAAGTCACCAACAGCAACGCGCATCTCGTCCCCGCCGACTACCAGCGGCGGCAGACTCTCACCGGCGCCGAGCGGTTCGTGACGCCCGCGCTCAAGGAATTCGAGGAGCGCGTACTGTCGGCGAGCGAGCGAATCGAGGCGCGCGAGCGCGAGATCTTCGAGCAGCTCCGCGCGCGCGCGGCCGCGGACGTGCGGCGGCTGCAGCAGATCGCGCGCGCCGTGGCGGAGCTGGACGTCTTCTCGGCGCTCGCGGAAGTCGCCGAGCGCGAGAGCTACGTCCGGCCCGCGATAACCGACGATTACGCTTTGAACATCGAAGGCGGCCGGCATCCGGTCGTAGAGCGAATGATGCCGCGGGAGAAGTTCATCCCCAACGACGTCACGCTCGACGAGCACGCGCGGGTGATCATCATGACCGGGCCGAACATGGCGGGAAAATCCACGATCCTCCGCCAGGTGGGGCTGATCGTGCTCCTGGCGCAGATCGGGAGCTACGTCCCCGCGCGATCAGCATCCATCGGGCTGGTGGATCGTCTATTCACGCGGGTCGGCGCGAGCGACAACCTCGTTCGCGGCCAGTCCACGTTCATGGTGGAGATGGCGGAGACCAGCGCGATCCTCCACTCCGCCAGCGCGCGCAGTCTGGTGCTGCTGGACGAGATCGGTCGCGGCACTTCCACGTACGACGGAGTCTCGATCGCCTGGGCGGTAACCGAGCACCTGCACGACAGGCTGCAATGCAAGACCATCTTCGCGACGCATTATCACGAGCTGACGCAATTGGACGAGCAGATGCCGGCGGTTCGCAATTACAACGTCGCCGTCAGGGAGACCGCGGACCGCGTGTTGTTTCTGCACCGGCTCGAGCCGGGAGGCGCCGACCGGTCATACGGCATCGAGGTCGGGCGGTTGGCCGGGCTCCCCGACGCCGTGCTCGGCCGCGCGCGCGAAGTGCTCAAGTCGTTGGAGAGCGGGCACATAGTGAGCAGCAACCGGCGCAAGAGTCCGACGCCTCCGCCGCAGCTCCCGCTTTTTGCAGAGGAGTCGCATCCCGTGATCGAGGAGCTTCGCGGGACCGACCCCAACAATCTCACCCCGCTACAGGCGCTCGACCTGGTCGCGCGCCTCGTAGACAAGGCGAAGCACGGATAA
- a CDS encoding SPOR domain-containing protein, whose translation MRVFAIAAASLLVGIADANAQTVTDPVYARAQGLVSEGQGAAGRALVDSMYRSTAPGSGERAEALFWRATLAPTAADAERDYRAIVVDHATSPRVEDALLRLAQLELARGDRDGALRHLQRLATEFPGSRQNARTSYWTARVLFEKSDIPAACAANAEALARAAATDVELRNQIEYQQQRCGGAVTAATTPVAPPSTPRDATPSIPVDAPVIRPAAPSAAARTYSVQVAATSTRAAAQTIVNRMSGRGYQARIDGTAAPFRVRVGRYDTRAAATRVLNEMKAKGIDGFIAIIEGR comes from the coding sequence ATGAGAGTTTTCGCAATTGCAGCAGCATCGTTGTTGGTCGGGATCGCCGACGCCAATGCGCAGACGGTGACCGATCCGGTTTACGCGCGGGCGCAGGGGCTCGTGAGCGAAGGGCAGGGCGCGGCGGGGCGCGCGCTGGTCGATTCCATGTACCGCTCGACCGCGCCCGGCTCGGGCGAGCGGGCGGAAGCCCTGTTCTGGCGCGCGACTCTCGCGCCCACGGCGGCGGACGCGGAGCGGGACTATCGCGCGATCGTGGTGGATCACGCGACGTCGCCGCGAGTGGAAGATGCGCTGCTGCGGCTGGCGCAGCTGGAGCTCGCGCGCGGGGATCGCGACGGCGCGCTGCGTCATCTCCAGCGGCTCGCGACGGAGTTTCCGGGCAGCAGGCAGAACGCGCGCACGAGCTATTGGACGGCGCGGGTACTGTTCGAGAAGAGCGACATCCCCGCTGCCTGCGCCGCGAATGCCGAGGCGCTCGCCCGTGCCGCCGCGACCGACGTCGAGCTCCGGAACCAGATCGAGTACCAGCAGCAGCGCTGCGGCGGCGCGGTGACCGCGGCGACGACACCGGTGGCGCCACCTTCGACGCCGCGCGACGCGACTCCTTCGATCCCCGTCGATGCGCCCGTGATCCGGCCGGCGGCGCCATCGGCGGCCGCGCGCACCTACTCGGTGCAGGTCGCGGCCACGAGCACGCGCGCGGCGGCGCAAACGATCGTCAACCGGATGAGCGGGCGCGGCTACCAGGCGCGCATCGACGGTACCGCGGCGCCGTTTCGCGTGCGAGTCGGACGGTACGACACGCGGGCGGCGGCGACGCGCGTGCTCAACGAAATGAAGGCGAAAGGTATCGACGGCTTCATCGCGATCATCGAAGGTCGCTGA
- the holA gene encoding DNA polymerase III subunit delta: MSQAASRSLQAIVKSRQFDPAYYIHGEDEYQKEAAVRQIAAAAIDPAGRQFNFEVRRATELNAESLDVLLSTMPMFSERRVVVLQDPAALKKQTRSVLDRYLESPAPGTSLIMVAAAGKTDRALTARATELKFDPLTPARVLKFIAHHARETHGASITPAAAELLHSVVGSDLHELSTELDKLASYASGGEIDETIVSEVIGVRHGETLGDFMDALLDRDSARALGMLSRLLAQPKTTGVSIVMALANQTLAMSWGRAKLDKGMSVTSLEREYIGLLQSAGWLMLPKSFGAAAKVWARATEDWSAEALDRSIAALLAADMALKETGVASDEQILAGLVLSICASGSSRLAA; the protein is encoded by the coding sequence ATGTCGCAAGCCGCGTCCCGATCGCTCCAGGCAATCGTCAAGTCCCGTCAGTTCGACCCCGCCTACTACATCCACGGCGAGGACGAATACCAAAAGGAAGCGGCCGTCAGGCAGATAGCCGCCGCCGCCATCGACCCCGCCGGGAGGCAGTTCAACTTCGAGGTCCGGCGCGCGACCGAGTTGAACGCGGAGTCGCTCGACGTACTGCTCAGCACGATGCCGATGTTCTCGGAGCGGCGCGTGGTGGTCCTGCAGGATCCGGCCGCGCTAAAGAAGCAGACCCGCTCAGTGCTGGACCGGTATCTCGAGTCGCCCGCGCCCGGCACGAGCCTCATCATGGTCGCCGCCGCCGGCAAGACCGACCGCGCGCTGACGGCCAGGGCGACCGAGCTCAAGTTCGACCCCCTGACCCCCGCGCGCGTGCTCAAGTTCATCGCGCACCACGCGCGCGAGACGCACGGAGCGTCCATCACTCCGGCCGCGGCCGAGCTGCTGCATAGCGTGGTAGGCTCCGACCTGCACGAGCTATCGACCGAGCTGGACAAGCTCGCGAGCTACGCATCCGGTGGCGAGATCGACGAGACGATCGTCAGCGAAGTGATCGGCGTGCGCCACGGCGAGACGCTGGGCGACTTCATGGACGCGCTCCTCGACCGGGATTCCGCGCGCGCCCTCGGCATGCTCTCGCGGCTGCTCGCGCAACCGAAGACTACCGGCGTGTCGATTGTGATGGCGCTGGCGAACCAGACGCTGGCGATGTCATGGGGCAGGGCGAAGCTGGACAAGGGCATGTCGGTCACCAGCCTCGAGCGCGAGTACATAGGACTGCTGCAGAGCGCGGGCTGGCTCATGCTGCCCAAGTCGTTCGGCGCGGCGGCGAAGGTCTGGGCGCGGGCGACGGAAGACTGGTCGGCCGAAGCGCTCGACCGGTCGATAGCCGCGCTCCTCGCGGCGGACATGGCGTTGAAGGAGACGGGAGTGGCGTCGGATGAACAGATTCTGGCGGGGCTGGTACTGAGCATATGTGCGTCTGGCAGCAGCCGGTTGGCGGCGTGA
- a CDS encoding zf-HC2 domain-containing protein, translated as MDCRTFHARHVGFVDDVLPGIEIVEMQRHLAECAPCARHDALIRRSLLLFRNMPGIECSAGFTERVNDRIRELNDAPLSRPASFLTPGGAVVAVCAAGLLIFAGANLLSGSDAPLSHAPVVATVPAQDEPPVEESLMASQAMLASVSMGIPIWPAALMAEQAQIQFANSAFRLTNLTR; from the coding sequence ATGGACTGTCGCACCTTCCACGCCCGCCACGTCGGCTTCGTCGACGACGTTCTCCCCGGAATTGAAATCGTAGAGATGCAGCGGCACCTCGCCGAATGCGCGCCGTGCGCGCGCCACGACGCGCTGATCCGCCGCTCGCTGCTGCTGTTCCGGAACATGCCGGGGATCGAGTGCTCTGCCGGGTTCACCGAGCGCGTGAATGACAGGATCCGCGAGCTGAACGACGCCCCGCTGTCGCGGCCCGCGTCGTTTCTCACGCCCGGAGGCGCCGTGGTTGCGGTCTGCGCCGCCGGACTTCTGATCTTCGCGGGCGCGAACCTCCTGTCGGGGAGCGACGCTCCCCTGTCACACGCTCCGGTAGTGGCGACGGTGCCCGCGCAGGATGAGCCGCCGGTCGAGGAGTCGCTGATGGCGTCGCAGGCGATGCTCGCCTCGGTGTCCATGGGAATTCCGATCTGGCCCGCGGCGCTGATGGCGGAGCAGGCGCAGATCCAGTTTGCCAACTCGGCGTTCCGCCTGACGAACCTCACCCGGTAG
- a CDS encoding sigma-70 family RNA polymerase sigma factor — protein MATSVVRKQLITTPAISVREQLKLADDSGVVTAFLGGEERAFEELVVRYQTRLLNFIYRTVGDRERAEDLVQEVFIRVYRHLHRFDRSKKFSTWVYTIASNLAKNELRNRSRNPLVLFQTVKKNWQDEDRPLEFEDSSTRPDDMYRKRHLRRVVEESVAKLPEHHRDVFILRELEGKSYEEIAEITGCNLGTVKSRLNRARNSFAEIVAPELE, from the coding sequence ATGGCCACTAGCGTTGTCCGCAAGCAGTTGATCACCACCCCGGCCATCTCCGTTCGAGAGCAGCTCAAGCTCGCGGACGATTCCGGCGTGGTCACGGCCTTCCTCGGCGGGGAAGAGCGGGCCTTCGAGGAGCTGGTCGTCAGGTATCAGACCAGGCTGCTCAACTTCATCTACCGGACGGTAGGCGACAGGGAGCGCGCCGAGGATCTGGTGCAGGAAGTGTTCATCCGCGTGTACCGGCACCTCCATAGGTTCGACCGCTCCAAGAAGTTTTCGACCTGGGTGTACACGATCGCCTCGAACCTCGCCAAGAACGAGCTGCGGAACAGGTCGCGCAACCCGCTGGTGCTGTTCCAGACGGTCAAGAAGAACTGGCAGGACGAGGACCGACCGCTCGAGTTCGAGGATTCATCGACCCGGCCGGACGACATGTACCGGAAGCGCCACCTTCGCCGGGTCGTGGAAGAGTCGGTCGCCAAGCTTCCCGAGCACCACCGGGATGTGTTCATCCTGCGGGAGCTGGAAGGGAAGTCCTACGAGGAGATCGCGGAGATCACGGGCTGCAACCTTGGCACCGTGAAATCGCGGCTCAACAGGGCCAGAAACAGTTTCGCCGAGATCGTAGCGCCGGAACTGGAATAG
- a CDS encoding NUDIX hydrolase, which yields MKNDARISSTRLYEGKIFKLDLDRVRFPDGSEGEMAIVRHPGASAIVPFLSDPAGEDPDLLLLRQYRYAAGGYLYEIPAGRLDAGEKPLECAHRELREETGCTAESVQEMCAPFMTPGFADEKIHIFLATGLTRGETAHEADEFAEVEVVKLSRALAMIEKGEIVDAKSIIGILFAAGFRAGR from the coding sequence ATGAAAAATGACGCACGGATATCGTCCACGCGCTTGTACGAAGGAAAGATCTTCAAGCTCGACCTGGACCGGGTCCGGTTTCCGGATGGGAGTGAGGGAGAGATGGCGATCGTTCGCCACCCGGGCGCGAGCGCGATCGTCCCGTTCCTGAGCGACCCCGCCGGAGAAGATCCCGATCTGCTCCTGCTCCGGCAATATCGCTACGCCGCGGGCGGCTATCTGTACGAGATCCCGGCCGGCCGGCTCGACGCCGGCGAGAAGCCGCTCGAATGCGCCCATCGCGAGCTGCGCGAGGAAACCGGATGCACCGCCGAGAGTGTCCAAGAGATGTGCGCTCCATTCATGACGCCGGGTTTCGCGGACGAGAAGATTCACATCTTCCTGGCCACCGGCCTCACGCGGGGTGAGACCGCGCATGAGGCGGACGAGTTCGCCGAGGTCGAGGTGGTGAAGCTGTCGCGGGCGTTGGCGATGATAGAGAAGGGGGAGATCGTCGACGCGAAGTCGATCATCGGGATTTTGTTTGCCGCCGGATTCCGGGCGGGACGGTAA
- a CDS encoding alkaline phosphatase D family protein encodes MNRFPRLLVLALSFALASPLLVEAQTRPATPAVTIRSGPMLGYSEMREVMLWAQTTGTADVHFVYWDSAAPGVRHRTAGARTAAADAFTTRQIADRVEPGKVYGYEVVVNDRRISRPYPLRFQTQRLWQWREEPPAFRIAIGSCAYVNEPEYDRPGNPYGGGLEIFTSIARTKPDAMLWLGDNVYLREADWYTRTGILARYTHSRSIPELQPLLASTHHYATWDDHDFGPNNSDRSWVHKDKSLEAFKLFWGNPSYGVDGKPGVTTMFQWADVEFFLLDDRFYRTPNDRDSTGKRTYLGEHQLQWIIDALTSSRAPFKIVAVGGQMMSPMADFENFATYAEERQALIEAITAEKIPGVVFLSGNRHLTELTRLERAGTYPLYDITVSPLSAGAYADGRANAASVPGTLVRQRNFALLDFSGPRTDRSMKISVYDTAGALLWTRTITARELR; translated from the coding sequence ATGAACCGTTTTCCTCGCCTGCTCGTTCTCGCGCTGAGCTTCGCGCTTGCCTCGCCGCTCCTGGTCGAGGCCCAGACTCGCCCTGCGACACCGGCCGTCACTATCCGCTCCGGACCGATGCTCGGCTACTCCGAGATGCGCGAAGTGATGCTCTGGGCGCAGACGACGGGCACCGCCGACGTGCACTTCGTTTACTGGGATTCGGCCGCGCCCGGCGTACGTCATCGCACGGCAGGTGCCAGGACCGCGGCCGCCGACGCGTTCACGACCAGACAGATCGCGGATCGCGTCGAGCCCGGCAAGGTGTACGGCTATGAAGTCGTGGTGAACGACCGAAGGATCAGCCGGCCGTATCCGCTCCGCTTCCAGACGCAGAGGCTGTGGCAGTGGCGGGAGGAGCCGCCGGCTTTCCGCATCGCCATCGGAAGCTGCGCGTACGTGAACGAGCCCGAGTACGACCGCCCGGGAAATCCATACGGCGGCGGGCTCGAGATATTCACGAGCATCGCGCGCACAAAGCCCGACGCGATGCTCTGGCTCGGCGACAACGTGTATCTGCGCGAGGCGGACTGGTACACTCGCACCGGAATCCTGGCGCGCTACACGCACTCGCGCTCGATCCCGGAGCTGCAGCCGCTGCTCGCGAGCACGCATCACTACGCCACGTGGGACGACCACGACTTCGGGCCCAACAACAGCGATCGTTCGTGGGTCCACAAGGACAAGTCGCTCGAGGCGTTCAAGCTGTTCTGGGGCAATCCCTCGTACGGGGTGGACGGCAAGCCGGGCGTCACGACGATGTTCCAGTGGGCGGACGTCGAGTTCTTCCTGCTCGACGACCGATTCTACCGAACGCCGAACGATCGCGACTCCACCGGCAAGCGCACGTACCTCGGCGAGCACCAGCTCCAGTGGATCATCGACGCGCTGACGTCGAGCCGCGCGCCGTTCAAGATCGTCGCGGTCGGCGGGCAGATGATGAGTCCGATGGCCGACTTCGAGAACTTCGCAACGTACGCCGAGGAGCGGCAGGCGCTGATCGAGGCGATCACGGCGGAGAAGATCCCCGGAGTGGTGTTCCTCTCGGGCAATCGGCATCTCACCGAGCTGACCCGCCTCGAGCGGGCCGGCACCTATCCGCTGTACGACATCACAGTCTCGCCGCTGTCAGCCGGCGCGTACGCCGACGGCAGGGCAAACGCGGCGAGCGTACCGGGAACGCTCGTCCGGCAGCGCAACTTCGCGCTACTCGATTTCAGCGGGCCGCGCACGGATAGATCGATGAAGATCTCCGTGTACGACACCGCTGGCGCGCTATTGTGGACGCGAACGATCACGGCAAGGGAGCTGCGCTAG